From Triticum urartu cultivar G1812 chromosome 2, Tu2.1, whole genome shotgun sequence, a single genomic window includes:
- the LOC125534839 gene encoding cystathionine gamma-synthase 1, chloroplastic-like, with amino-acid sequence VATSTAPKPKRATPSDETLVVHAGQKMGSMVGTDSITTPIVSCTTHWFKNSRDLIAFKEGRRHSFEYGRYGNPTVKVLEDKISALERAESTLVTSSGMNAIVATLLALVPPGVGHVVTTAECYSEARAFIRDKLSRMGVKVTFVELNDTETLKAVLDQGDVTLFYTDSPTNPHLKCIDIKLVAELCHRKGSLVCIDSTLSSPINQKTLTLGADIVVHSATKYIAGHHDVIAGCISGSDALISRIRVWHHNIGGAISPDAAYMIIRGLKTMALRVETQNRTALRMARLLENHPMIERVYYPGLNTSPWHHIAKSQMSGSGGIISFEVASDLHGVMRFIDALEIPFIATSLGGCESLVQQPAVMSFWGQSDEEKAKNGIKDNLVRFSFGIEKFEDIKDDILQGLEKI; translated from the exons GTTGCAACCTCAACGGCACCCAAGCCGAAGCGTGCTACTCCCTCCGACGAGACCCTGGTGGTCCACGCTGGGCAGAAGATGGGCAGTATGGTGGGCACAGATTCCATCACGACGCCGATAGTGAGCTGCACGACGCACTGGTTTAAGAACTCGCGCGACCTCATTGCGTTCAAGGAAGGACGGCGCCACAGCTTTGAGTACGGCCGCTACGGCAACCCCACGGTGAAGGTCCTGGAGGACAAGATCAGTGCGCTCGAGAGGGCCGAGTCCACGCTGGTCACGTCCTCCGGCATGAACGCCATCGTTGCCACGCTGCTCGCGCTAGTGCCACCAGGCGTTGGCCACGTGGTGACCACCGCCGAGTGCTACAGCGAGGCGCGTGCCTTCATCCGCGACAAGCTCTCTAGGATGGGCGTCAAGGTGACATTCGTCGAGCTGAACGACACGGAGACGCTCAAGGCCGTTCTTGACCAGGGCGAC GTGACACTCTTCTACACTGACTCTCCGACGAACCCCCACCTCAAATGCATCGACATTAAGCTTGTTGCGGAGCTGTGTCACCGCAAAGGGTCTCTGGTGTGCATCGACAGCACCCTCTCCTCGCCCATCAATCAGAAGACACTCACCCTCGGGGCCGACATCGTCGTTCACTCCGCCACAAAGTACATCGCCGGCCATCACGAC GTCATCGCAGGATGCATCAGTGGCTCCGATGCACTCATCTCCAGGATACGAGTGTGGCATCACAACATCGGCGGCGCCATTAGTCCC GATGCAGCCTACATGATAATACGCGGCCTCAAGACGATGGCGCTACGTGTGGAAACGCAGAACCGTACTGCGTTGCGCATGGCGCGCCTACTCGAGAACCATCCAATGATTGAGCGAGTGTACTATCCTGGGCTCAACACCAGCCCGTGGCACCACATCGCCAAGAGCCAGATGTCCGGTTCTGGCGGCATCATCAGCTTCGAGGTGGCATCGGACCTTCACGGTGTCATGAGGTTCATTGATGCTCTCGAGATACCCTTCATCGCGACGTCACTCGGTGGGTGTGAGAGCCTCGTGCAGCAGCCAGCGGTTATGTCCTTCTG GGGTCAGAGCGACGAGGAGAAGGCCAAGAATGGGATCAAGGACAACTTGGTGAGGTTTAGCTTTGGAATTGAGAAGTTTGAGGATATCAAGGATGACATTCTCCAAGGCCTCGAGAAGATTTAG